The Cucurbita pepo subsp. pepo cultivar mu-cu-16 chromosome LG08, ASM280686v2, whole genome shotgun sequence genome contains a region encoding:
- the LOC111800309 gene encoding protein IQ-DOMAIN 14-like isoform X1, with amino-acid sequence MGKKGRWFSVLKRFFTCHSGEKDDRRNERKGNGKGESTSSFIPIFRKPSSVEKIFSDFEREQRIVAFQPPTPELPSTPSHVPPRPASPPAPSPPRAPPPNEPSPKISPPRVASPPRACSSIIANHHEEVCDVPIVINDHEEARDIPSVVNHHEEVSNIPAVVNHHREEVSPAVVNHHHKEVSNIPAVVNHHREEVSYVPEPTANHLSSAIKIQATYRGYVARKSFRALKCLVRLQGIVQGNNVRRQTLNAKKQMQLLVRVQSQIQSRRIEMIENERQLQDHHNDKEAHSTFDASEGGNHENWDESSLTKEEKDARLQRKVEAAIKRERARAYAYSQSHQRTTPRFGQDAQIGTCSMGVPRWLKWLEGQLPTEAPPKHPLPRPVTPQLEQKSSPRTPSSNNRRPSFGLDGRDTPTPKSTKATPFSNSRPAWSPHWSRTPPTARSNVSSDSRSRGRRVLTPFEMRLKDDDSLVSCPPYMAPHYMTPTISAKAKVRAHSNPRERFPGTPRSEASSRRQSFPPTQGVGSFRNRGLMSPRTEQAALDDNQSLRSVGFSIASTPTGNRRKPFNRFV; translated from the exons ATGGGAAAGAAGGGCAGGTGGTTTTCTGTTCTAAAGAGGTTTTTCACTTGTCATTCAGGAGAG AAGGATGATAGGAGAAATGAAAGGAAGGGAAATGGGAAAGGAGAGTCTACTTCTTCCTTCATTCCGATCTTTAGAAAGCCGAGCAGTGTCGAGAAAATCTTTAGTGATTTCGAGAGGGAGCAACGAATAGTAGCTTTTCAGCCTCCCACTCCTGAACTACCATCCACACCATCCCATGTACCTCCTCGACCAGCTTCCCCACCGGCCCCTTCCCCTCCTAGAGCTCCTCCTCCTAACGAACCATCTCCCAAGATTTCTCCTCCTCGAGTTGCTTCTCCGCCCCGAGCTTGCTCATCAATAATTGCCAATCATCACGAGGAAGTCTGCGACGTTCCAATAGTCATCAATGATCACGAGGAAGCCAGAGACATTCCATCAGTTGTCAATCATCACGAGGAAGTCAGCAACATTCCAGCAGTCGTCAATCATCATCGCGAGGAAGTCAGTCCAGCAGTCGTCAATCATCATCACAAGGAAGTCAGCAACATTCCAGCAGTCGTCAATCATCATCGCGAGGAAGTCAGCTACGTTCCAGAACCAACAGCGAACCATCTATCTTCGGCCATTAAGATCCAAGCAACCTACAGAGGCTATGTG GCAAGGAAAAGCTTTAGAGCATTGAAGTGTCTGGTGCGGCTTCAAGGCATTGTACAAGGGAATAACGTGAGGCGACAGACTTTGAATGCAAAGAAACAGATGCAGCTGTTGGTTCGGGTGCAGTCTCAGATACAATCACGACGGATCGAAATGATAGAAAACGAGAGGCAACTCCAGGATCATCACAACGATAAAGAAGCTCACAGTACCTTCGATGCA TCTGAGGGAGGTAACCATGAAAATTGGGATGAAAGCTCACTAACAAAGGAGGAAAAGGATGCCCGATTGCAGAGGAAGGTCGAAGCCGCCATTAAACGAGAACGAGCGAGGGCATATGCATACTCCCAATCCCACCAG AGAACTACTCCAAGGTTTGGGCAAGATGCTCAAATAGGTACTTGCTCCATGGGAGTTCCTAGGTGGTTGAAATGGTTAGAAGGCCAGTTACCTACCGAAGCTCCTCCGAAACATCCTCTACCGAGACCTGTAACTCCACAGCTGGAGCAGAAGTCGAGCCCGCGAACTCCATCAAGCAACAACAGACGACCGAGTTTCGGCTTAGATGGTAGGGATACGCCCACACCAAAGTCTACAAAAGCAACACCATTCTCGAATTCAAGGCCTGCTTGGTCTCCGCATTGGTCAAGAACCCCTCCAACAGCTAGGTCAAACGTCTCCAGTGATTCGAGATCACGAGGCAGACGAGTATTAACTCCTTTTGAAATGAGGTTAAAGGATGATGACAGCCTTGTAAGCTGCCCTCCATATATGGCACCACATTACATGACTCCGACGATTTCAGCCAAAGCGAAAGTACGAGCGCATAGCAACccaagggagaggtttccaggCACACCAAGGAGCGAAGCATCAAGCAGGAGGCAGTCGTTTCCGCCGACTCAAGGTGTTGGATCGTTTAGGAACAGAGGTTTGATGTCACCGAGGACGGAGCAGGCAGCTTTAGACGACAACCAATCTTTACGATCAGTCGGCTTCAGCATCGCCTCGACACCAACTGGAAATAGAAGGAAACCATTTAACAGATTTGTGTGA
- the LOC111800683 gene encoding uncharacterized protein LOC111800683 isoform X1, giving the protein METHSKAKCREDLEVDIIECSNKTDPKFCGKEDPDATEYSSSFAETSDTDNCAEFNEGEVETQFFGDIGLPPAFGSFSSALPIRKRKLTNHWQNFIRPLMWRCKWTELRIKEIESQALKYSRALAVYEQGKNLGLDPTMEDFSSKAFPFSSPYYRRKAMKRRKRKRAEDTNDISSYMSQHNLFSYYENKKAELDGTSVADEFANPVKMEKNADSDDKFGINNDSVLEFRDTNSSLEQVLWKIEVVHSRLHKLKGQMDKVMSKNASKFSSSENLSLLAPCEAQTSSAPTPTFSAGNGELSVGVMGASTQHISECDIGELMKPESAISSYGEAILVPDIIESTVGLLTATEVSIPLPQIGDSTEDIVTNVLIHNELAEAERNTHDTIVAQPVEKHEKPEKGKQSEGTSLSSVPTTQPDPMGKALVSDEQSALKKCLASDINFPRNKRKRGERKAGPGSWNKKHSSEPDSQ; this is encoded by the exons ATGGAAACTCATAGCAAAGCGAAGTGCCGGGAGGATTTAGAGGTTGATATAATTGAATGTTCAAATAAAACTGATCCCAAATTTTGTGGGAAAGAAGACCCTGATGCAACTGAATATTCAAGCTCATTTGCTGAGACATCTGATACAGACAATTGTGCAGAATTCAACGAAGGAGAAGTAGAAACTCAATTTTTTGGAGACATTGGCTTGCCACCCGCATTTGGTTCATTTAGCAGTGCACTTCCAATAAg GAAGAGGAAGTTAACAAATCACTGGCAAAATTTCATCCGCCCTCTAATGTGGCGCTGCAAGTGGACAGAATTgagaattaaagaaattgagTCACAGGCATTGAAATATTCCAGAGCACTTGCAGTATATGAACAAGGAAAGAATTTAGGCCTTGATCCAACAATGGaggatttttcttcaaaagcATTTCCATTTTCTAGCCCATATTATAGAAGAAAGGcaatgaagagaagaaaacgaaagaGAGCTGAAGATACAAATGATATATCATCCTATATGTCACAGCATAACCTTTTTTCCTACTATG AAAATAAGAAAGCTGAACTAGATGGTACCTCTGTAGCTGATGAATTTGCTAATCCAG tgaaaatggagaaaaatgcTGATTCTGATGACAAATTTGGGATTAATAATGACTCTGTTCTCGAGTTCAGAGACACTAATAGTTCTTTGGAGCAAGTGCTCTGGAAAATTGAGGTGGTGCACTCTCGACTTCACAAGCTAAAGGGTCAAATGGATAAGGTGATGTCCAAAAatgcttcaaaattttcttcctcAGAGAATCTGAGCCTTCTTGCACCTTGTGAGGCACAGACCAGCTCTGCCCCTACTCCTACGTTCTCAGCTGGTAATGGAGAATTATCAGTTGGAGTTATGGGCGCCTCAACTCAACATATATCAGAGTGTGATATTGGTGAGCTGATGAAGCCTGAAAGTGCTATTTCAAGCTATGGGGAGGCAATACTAGTCCCTGATATTATTGAAAGTACAGTAGGTCTCTTGACTGCTACAGAGGTTTCAATTCCGCTACCACAAATTGGGGATTCAACTGAGGAT ATTGTTACTAATGTGCTGATACACAATGAGTTGGCTGAGGCAGAGAGAAACACACATGACACGATTGTTGCACAGCCCGtggaaaaacatgaaaaaccAGAAAAAGGCAAGCAAAGTGAAGGCACCAGTCTCAGCTCAGTTCCAACTACACAACCTGATCCTATGGGAAAAGCTTTGGTCTCTGACGAACAATCAGctcttaaaaaatgtttagcTTCAGATATCAACTTTCCTAGgaacaagagaaagagaggggaAAGAAAAGCAGGTCCAGGTAGTTGGAACAAGAAGCATTCGAGCGAACCCGATAGCCAGTAA
- the LOC111800683 gene encoding uncharacterized protein LOC111800683 isoform X2, translating to MLFLGLEIQVHLRIFLVFLEFNEGEVETQFFGDIGLPPAFGSFSSALPIRKRKLTNHWQNFIRPLMWRCKWTELRIKEIESQALKYSRALAVYEQGKNLGLDPTMEDFSSKAFPFSSPYYRRKAMKRRKRKRAEDTNDISSYMSQHNLFSYYENKKAELDGTSVADEFANPVKMEKNADSDDKFGINNDSVLEFRDTNSSLEQVLWKIEVVHSRLHKLKGQMDKVMSKNASKFSSSENLSLLAPCEAQTSSAPTPTFSAGNGELSVGVMGASTQHISECDIGELMKPESAISSYGEAILVPDIIESTVGLLTATEVSIPLPQIGDSTEDIVTNVLIHNELAEAERNTHDTIVAQPVEKHEKPEKGKQSEGTSLSSVPTTQPDPMGKALVSDEQSALKKCLASDINFPRNKRKRGERKAGPGSWNKKHSSEPDSQ from the exons ATGCTGTTTCTGGGTTTGGAAATTCAAGTTCATTTGCGCATTTTCTTGGTGTTCTTGG AATTCAACGAAGGAGAAGTAGAAACTCAATTTTTTGGAGACATTGGCTTGCCACCCGCATTTGGTTCATTTAGCAGTGCACTTCCAATAAg GAAGAGGAAGTTAACAAATCACTGGCAAAATTTCATCCGCCCTCTAATGTGGCGCTGCAAGTGGACAGAATTgagaattaaagaaattgagTCACAGGCATTGAAATATTCCAGAGCACTTGCAGTATATGAACAAGGAAAGAATTTAGGCCTTGATCCAACAATGGaggatttttcttcaaaagcATTTCCATTTTCTAGCCCATATTATAGAAGAAAGGcaatgaagagaagaaaacgaaagaGAGCTGAAGATACAAATGATATATCATCCTATATGTCACAGCATAACCTTTTTTCCTACTATG AAAATAAGAAAGCTGAACTAGATGGTACCTCTGTAGCTGATGAATTTGCTAATCCAG tgaaaatggagaaaaatgcTGATTCTGATGACAAATTTGGGATTAATAATGACTCTGTTCTCGAGTTCAGAGACACTAATAGTTCTTTGGAGCAAGTGCTCTGGAAAATTGAGGTGGTGCACTCTCGACTTCACAAGCTAAAGGGTCAAATGGATAAGGTGATGTCCAAAAatgcttcaaaattttcttcctcAGAGAATCTGAGCCTTCTTGCACCTTGTGAGGCACAGACCAGCTCTGCCCCTACTCCTACGTTCTCAGCTGGTAATGGAGAATTATCAGTTGGAGTTATGGGCGCCTCAACTCAACATATATCAGAGTGTGATATTGGTGAGCTGATGAAGCCTGAAAGTGCTATTTCAAGCTATGGGGAGGCAATACTAGTCCCTGATATTATTGAAAGTACAGTAGGTCTCTTGACTGCTACAGAGGTTTCAATTCCGCTACCACAAATTGGGGATTCAACTGAGGAT ATTGTTACTAATGTGCTGATACACAATGAGTTGGCTGAGGCAGAGAGAAACACACATGACACGATTGTTGCACAGCCCGtggaaaaacatgaaaaaccAGAAAAAGGCAAGCAAAGTGAAGGCACCAGTCTCAGCTCAGTTCCAACTACACAACCTGATCCTATGGGAAAAGCTTTGGTCTCTGACGAACAATCAGctcttaaaaaatgtttagcTTCAGATATCAACTTTCCTAGgaacaagagaaagagaggggaAAGAAAAGCAGGTCCAGGTAGTTGGAACAAGAAGCATTCGAGCGAACCCGATAGCCAGTAA
- the LOC111800309 gene encoding protein IQ-DOMAIN 14-like isoform X2, translating into MGKKGRWFSVLKRFFTCHSGEKDDRRNERKGNGKGESTSSFIPIFRKPSSVEKIFSDFEREQRIVAFQPPTPELPSTPSHVPPRPASPPAPSPPRAPPPNEPSPKISPPRVASPPRACSSIIANHHEEVCDVPIVINDHEEARDIPSVVNHHEEVSNIPAVVNHHREEVSNIPAVVNHHREEVSYVPEPTANHLSSAIKIQATYRGYVARKSFRALKCLVRLQGIVQGNNVRRQTLNAKKQMQLLVRVQSQIQSRRIEMIENERQLQDHHNDKEAHSTFDASEGGNHENWDESSLTKEEKDARLQRKVEAAIKRERARAYAYSQSHQRTTPRFGQDAQIGTCSMGVPRWLKWLEGQLPTEAPPKHPLPRPVTPQLEQKSSPRTPSSNNRRPSFGLDGRDTPTPKSTKATPFSNSRPAWSPHWSRTPPTARSNVSSDSRSRGRRVLTPFEMRLKDDDSLVSCPPYMAPHYMTPTISAKAKVRAHSNPRERFPGTPRSEASSRRQSFPPTQGVGSFRNRGLMSPRTEQAALDDNQSLRSVGFSIASTPTGNRRKPFNRFV; encoded by the exons ATGGGAAAGAAGGGCAGGTGGTTTTCTGTTCTAAAGAGGTTTTTCACTTGTCATTCAGGAGAG AAGGATGATAGGAGAAATGAAAGGAAGGGAAATGGGAAAGGAGAGTCTACTTCTTCCTTCATTCCGATCTTTAGAAAGCCGAGCAGTGTCGAGAAAATCTTTAGTGATTTCGAGAGGGAGCAACGAATAGTAGCTTTTCAGCCTCCCACTCCTGAACTACCATCCACACCATCCCATGTACCTCCTCGACCAGCTTCCCCACCGGCCCCTTCCCCTCCTAGAGCTCCTCCTCCTAACGAACCATCTCCCAAGATTTCTCCTCCTCGAGTTGCTTCTCCGCCCCGAGCTTGCTCATCAATAATTGCCAATCATCACGAGGAAGTCTGCGACGTTCCAATAGTCATCAATGATCACGAGGAAGCCAGAGACATTCCATCAGTTGTCAATCATCACGAGGAAGTCAGCAACATTCCAGCAGTCGTCAATCATCATCGCGAG GAAGTCAGCAACATTCCAGCAGTCGTCAATCATCATCGCGAGGAAGTCAGCTACGTTCCAGAACCAACAGCGAACCATCTATCTTCGGCCATTAAGATCCAAGCAACCTACAGAGGCTATGTG GCAAGGAAAAGCTTTAGAGCATTGAAGTGTCTGGTGCGGCTTCAAGGCATTGTACAAGGGAATAACGTGAGGCGACAGACTTTGAATGCAAAGAAACAGATGCAGCTGTTGGTTCGGGTGCAGTCTCAGATACAATCACGACGGATCGAAATGATAGAAAACGAGAGGCAACTCCAGGATCATCACAACGATAAAGAAGCTCACAGTACCTTCGATGCA TCTGAGGGAGGTAACCATGAAAATTGGGATGAAAGCTCACTAACAAAGGAGGAAAAGGATGCCCGATTGCAGAGGAAGGTCGAAGCCGCCATTAAACGAGAACGAGCGAGGGCATATGCATACTCCCAATCCCACCAG AGAACTACTCCAAGGTTTGGGCAAGATGCTCAAATAGGTACTTGCTCCATGGGAGTTCCTAGGTGGTTGAAATGGTTAGAAGGCCAGTTACCTACCGAAGCTCCTCCGAAACATCCTCTACCGAGACCTGTAACTCCACAGCTGGAGCAGAAGTCGAGCCCGCGAACTCCATCAAGCAACAACAGACGACCGAGTTTCGGCTTAGATGGTAGGGATACGCCCACACCAAAGTCTACAAAAGCAACACCATTCTCGAATTCAAGGCCTGCTTGGTCTCCGCATTGGTCAAGAACCCCTCCAACAGCTAGGTCAAACGTCTCCAGTGATTCGAGATCACGAGGCAGACGAGTATTAACTCCTTTTGAAATGAGGTTAAAGGATGATGACAGCCTTGTAAGCTGCCCTCCATATATGGCACCACATTACATGACTCCGACGATTTCAGCCAAAGCGAAAGTACGAGCGCATAGCAACccaagggagaggtttccaggCACACCAAGGAGCGAAGCATCAAGCAGGAGGCAGTCGTTTCCGCCGACTCAAGGTGTTGGATCGTTTAGGAACAGAGGTTTGATGTCACCGAGGACGGAGCAGGCAGCTTTAGACGACAACCAATCTTTACGATCAGTCGGCTTCAGCATCGCCTCGACACCAACTGGAAATAGAAGGAAACCATTTAACAGATTTGTGTGA
- the LOC111800309 gene encoding protein IQ-DOMAIN 14-like isoform X3, whose amino-acid sequence MGKKGRWFSVLKRFFTCHSGEKDDRRNERKGNGKGESTSSFIPIFRKPSSVEKIFSDFEREQRIVAFQPPTPELPSTPSHVPPRPASPPAPSPPRAPPPNEPSPKISPPRVASPPRACSSIIANHHEEVCDVPIVINDHEEARDIPSVVNHHEEVSNIPAVVNHHHKEVSNIPAVVNHHREEVSYVPEPTANHLSSAIKIQATYRGYVARKSFRALKCLVRLQGIVQGNNVRRQTLNAKKQMQLLVRVQSQIQSRRIEMIENERQLQDHHNDKEAHSTFDASEGGNHENWDESSLTKEEKDARLQRKVEAAIKRERARAYAYSQSHQRTTPRFGQDAQIGTCSMGVPRWLKWLEGQLPTEAPPKHPLPRPVTPQLEQKSSPRTPSSNNRRPSFGLDGRDTPTPKSTKATPFSNSRPAWSPHWSRTPPTARSNVSSDSRSRGRRVLTPFEMRLKDDDSLVSCPPYMAPHYMTPTISAKAKVRAHSNPRERFPGTPRSEASSRRQSFPPTQGVGSFRNRGLMSPRTEQAALDDNQSLRSVGFSIASTPTGNRRKPFNRFV is encoded by the exons ATGGGAAAGAAGGGCAGGTGGTTTTCTGTTCTAAAGAGGTTTTTCACTTGTCATTCAGGAGAG AAGGATGATAGGAGAAATGAAAGGAAGGGAAATGGGAAAGGAGAGTCTACTTCTTCCTTCATTCCGATCTTTAGAAAGCCGAGCAGTGTCGAGAAAATCTTTAGTGATTTCGAGAGGGAGCAACGAATAGTAGCTTTTCAGCCTCCCACTCCTGAACTACCATCCACACCATCCCATGTACCTCCTCGACCAGCTTCCCCACCGGCCCCTTCCCCTCCTAGAGCTCCTCCTCCTAACGAACCATCTCCCAAGATTTCTCCTCCTCGAGTTGCTTCTCCGCCCCGAGCTTGCTCATCAATAATTGCCAATCATCACGAGGAAGTCTGCGACGTTCCAATAGTCATCAATGATCACGAGGAAGCCAGAGACATTCCATCAGTTGTCAATCATCACGAGGAAGTCAGCAACAT TCCAGCAGTCGTCAATCATCATCACAAGGAAGTCAGCAACATTCCAGCAGTCGTCAATCATCATCGCGAGGAAGTCAGCTACGTTCCAGAACCAACAGCGAACCATCTATCTTCGGCCATTAAGATCCAAGCAACCTACAGAGGCTATGTG GCAAGGAAAAGCTTTAGAGCATTGAAGTGTCTGGTGCGGCTTCAAGGCATTGTACAAGGGAATAACGTGAGGCGACAGACTTTGAATGCAAAGAAACAGATGCAGCTGTTGGTTCGGGTGCAGTCTCAGATACAATCACGACGGATCGAAATGATAGAAAACGAGAGGCAACTCCAGGATCATCACAACGATAAAGAAGCTCACAGTACCTTCGATGCA TCTGAGGGAGGTAACCATGAAAATTGGGATGAAAGCTCACTAACAAAGGAGGAAAAGGATGCCCGATTGCAGAGGAAGGTCGAAGCCGCCATTAAACGAGAACGAGCGAGGGCATATGCATACTCCCAATCCCACCAG AGAACTACTCCAAGGTTTGGGCAAGATGCTCAAATAGGTACTTGCTCCATGGGAGTTCCTAGGTGGTTGAAATGGTTAGAAGGCCAGTTACCTACCGAAGCTCCTCCGAAACATCCTCTACCGAGACCTGTAACTCCACAGCTGGAGCAGAAGTCGAGCCCGCGAACTCCATCAAGCAACAACAGACGACCGAGTTTCGGCTTAGATGGTAGGGATACGCCCACACCAAAGTCTACAAAAGCAACACCATTCTCGAATTCAAGGCCTGCTTGGTCTCCGCATTGGTCAAGAACCCCTCCAACAGCTAGGTCAAACGTCTCCAGTGATTCGAGATCACGAGGCAGACGAGTATTAACTCCTTTTGAAATGAGGTTAAAGGATGATGACAGCCTTGTAAGCTGCCCTCCATATATGGCACCACATTACATGACTCCGACGATTTCAGCCAAAGCGAAAGTACGAGCGCATAGCAACccaagggagaggtttccaggCACACCAAGGAGCGAAGCATCAAGCAGGAGGCAGTCGTTTCCGCCGACTCAAGGTGTTGGATCGTTTAGGAACAGAGGTTTGATGTCACCGAGGACGGAGCAGGCAGCTTTAGACGACAACCAATCTTTACGATCAGTCGGCTTCAGCATCGCCTCGACACCAACTGGAAATAGAAGGAAACCATTTAACAGATTTGTGTGA